From the Nodularia sp. NIES-3585 genome, one window contains:
- a CDS encoding metallophosphoesterase, with translation MNLKRRQFLFLGSLGTIGTGLVGWKLARQNSQIANIANSAVIAATPPKNDLLLRFTSVADTGTGARGQYAVAGAMNYYHQKNPYDLVVLAGDNIYNDGEIEKIGAVFERPYKELLSQGVKFHACLGNHDIRTENGDPQIKYPGFNMQGRYYTFRRDAVQFFALDTNGNADWEKQVVWLEQELSLSDAPWKVVFGHNPFYSSGHYGVSQRLIKRFAPLFKKYNVQLYINGHDHHYERTHAIDGTTYLTTGSGAGVRAVGRSEWTQRSADRLAFAAYNVYPDRIEVSAMGTDKRIFDYGVIQFQSA, from the coding sequence ATGAACCTGAAACGCCGACAATTCTTATTTTTAGGTAGTCTTGGCACAATTGGCACAGGACTTGTAGGCTGGAAGCTAGCTCGTCAAAATAGCCAAATTGCTAATATTGCAAATTCAGCAGTTATAGCCGCCACCCCACCCAAAAACGACTTACTATTACGTTTTACCTCTGTTGCAGACACAGGGACAGGCGCTAGAGGTCAATATGCTGTAGCTGGGGCGATGAATTATTATCACCAGAAAAACCCTTATGATTTAGTGGTTTTAGCTGGAGACAACATTTACAATGATGGCGAAATTGAAAAAATCGGTGCAGTTTTTGAGCGTCCCTATAAAGAATTATTGTCTCAGGGCGTAAAATTCCATGCTTGTTTAGGTAATCACGATATTCGCACCGAAAATGGTGACCCACAAATTAAATATCCCGGCTTTAATATGCAGGGGCGTTATTACACATTTCGCCGTGACGCTGTACAGTTTTTTGCTTTAGATACTAACGGTAATGCTGATTGGGAAAAACAAGTAGTTTGGTTAGAGCAAGAATTAAGCCTTAGTGATGCACCTTGGAAAGTGGTATTTGGGCATAATCCCTTTTATTCATCAGGTCACTATGGAGTTAGTCAAAGACTGATTAAACGTTTCGCGCCTTTATTTAAAAAGTACAATGTGCAACTTTACATCAATGGTCACGACCATCATTATGAGCGGACTCATGCTATTGATGGCACAACTTATTTAACTACTGGGAGTGGTGCAGGTGTTCGTGCTGTAGGGCGTTCTGAGTGGACACAACGTTCTGCTGACAGATTGGCTTTTGCTGCCTATAATGTTTATCCAGACAGAATTGAAGTGAGTGCTATGGGTACTGATAAACGGATTTTTGATTATGGTGTGATTCAGTTTCAATCAGCTTAA
- a CDS encoding antibiotic biosynthesis monooxygenase, with protein sequence MILEAVILNIKPGLEDNFESAFKKASSIISSSKGYLSHELHRCIEAQDKYLLLVKWETLEDHTVGFRGSAEYQEWKNLLHHFYEPFPTVEHFEEIELA encoded by the coding sequence ATGATATTAGAGGCAGTTATCCTAAATATCAAACCTGGACTGGAAGATAATTTTGAATCTGCTTTCAAAAAAGCTTCTAGTATTATCTCTTCAAGTAAAGGATATTTATCCCACGAACTTCATAGATGCATCGAAGCTCAAGATAAATATTTATTACTTGTTAAATGGGAAACTTTAGAAGATCATACGGTAGGATTTAGAGGTTCTGCTGAGTATCAAGAGTGGAAAAACTTGCTGCATCATTTCTATGAGCCATTTCCCACTGTTGAACACTTTGAAGAAATAGAATTAGCTTAA
- the pcrA gene encoding DNA helicase PcrA produces the protein MTTTIDFLSHLNPSQRQAVEHYCGPLLVVAGAGSGKTRALTYRIANLILKHSVDPEHILAVTFTNKAAREMKERIQKLFAENLAMKQHGQKFDLLTEYQQMQLRSQVYKNTIKDLWCGTFHSLFSRILRFDVDKYQDEKGRRWNRNFSIFDESDVMSLMKEIVNKQLNLDDKKFDARSVRYAISNAKNQGLSPQEFEREQPNYRGRVIAQVYNCYQDKLAENNALDFDDLILVPTRLFQQNEQVLGYWHRKFGHILVDEYQDTNRTQYDLIRLLVTNGEESKSAWEWQNRSVFVVGDADQSIYSFRMADFTILLEFQQDFGDGLDDDDTRSMVKLEENYRSCENILQAANELIENNTQRIDKILKATRGTGEQIYCHKADNEMEEAEFVIGQIRTLEQQNPELDWGSFAILYRTNAQSRPFEELLVRNQIPYTVVGGMKFYDRKEIKDVIAYLRAIANPADTVSLLRVINTPRRGIGKATIESLVNASYELGTPLWEILSDETSVNTLAGRSAKAVNNFAKMISKCKEQAATVPVSELLQELLNESGYIQDLQNQGTDEAEDRIQNVQELYNAVLQFQEESEDVSLTAFLQSSALSSDLDNLKDGQKAVSLMTLHSSKGLEFPVVFLVGLEQGLFPNYRSINNPESLEEERRLCYVGITRAQERLYISHARERRLYGSREPAMRSQFLDELPEELLNTRNKGRHTQTKTAAKAGGKPYTPHNWQVGDRVLHKSFGIGEITHVFGESNKVSVAIKFASLGQKIVDPRLAQLQKVE, from the coding sequence ATGACAACAACTATTGACTTTCTCAGCCATCTTAACCCCAGCCAACGTCAAGCTGTCGAACATTATTGCGGCCCTTTGTTAGTTGTTGCTGGCGCTGGTTCGGGTAAAACACGAGCGTTAACTTATCGTATTGCTAATCTGATTCTCAAACACAGTGTAGATCCTGAGCATATCCTGGCGGTTACCTTCACTAATAAAGCCGCACGGGAAATGAAGGAACGGATTCAAAAGCTATTTGCTGAAAATTTGGCTATGAAACAACATGGTCAAAAATTTGATTTGTTGACGGAATACCAACAAATGCAATTGCGATCGCAAGTCTATAAAAATACGATTAAAGACTTGTGGTGTGGCACTTTTCACAGTTTATTTTCCCGGATTCTGCGTTTTGATGTAGACAAATACCAAGACGAAAAAGGCAGACGTTGGAATCGCAATTTCTCTATCTTTGACGAATCCGATGTCATGAGTCTGATGAAAGAAATTGTGAATAAACAGCTAAATTTAGACGATAAGAAGTTTGATGCTCGTTCTGTGCGCTACGCGATTAGTAATGCGAAGAACCAAGGCTTATCACCCCAGGAGTTTGAGCGCGAACAGCCTAATTATCGGGGTAGGGTAATCGCTCAAGTTTACAATTGTTATCAAGATAAGTTAGCAGAAAATAATGCTCTCGATTTTGATGACTTAATTCTAGTACCTACAAGATTATTTCAGCAAAATGAGCAGGTTTTAGGTTATTGGCACCGCAAGTTTGGCCATATTCTTGTAGATGAATATCAAGATACTAACCGCACTCAGTATGATTTGATTCGGCTGTTAGTAACTAATGGTGAAGAAAGCAAGAGTGCATGGGAATGGCAAAATCGCTCAGTATTTGTGGTGGGTGATGCGGATCAGTCGATTTACAGTTTTAGAATGGCTGATTTCACCATCTTGTTAGAATTTCAGCAAGACTTTGGCGATGGTTTAGATGATGATGATACTCGCTCGATGGTGAAGCTAGAGGAAAATTATCGCTCTTGTGAGAATATTCTGCAAGCAGCTAATGAATTAATTGAAAATAATACTCAACGGATTGATAAAATACTGAAAGCCACGCGGGGAACGGGTGAGCAGATTTATTGTCATAAAGCAGATAATGAAATGGAAGAAGCCGAGTTTGTCATTGGGCAAATTCGCACTTTAGAACAGCAAAATCCTGAATTAGATTGGGGTAGCTTTGCCATACTTTATCGGACTAATGCCCAATCACGACCTTTTGAAGAATTGTTAGTGAGGAATCAAATTCCTTATACAGTGGTGGGGGGAATGAAGTTTTACGATCGCAAAGAAATTAAAGATGTTATAGCTTATTTAAGAGCGATCGCTAACCCTGCGGATACAGTTAGTTTACTCCGAGTTATCAATACTCCCCGGCGTGGTATTGGTAAAGCCACCATTGAAAGCTTAGTTAACGCTTCCTATGAATTGGGGACACCCCTGTGGGAAATACTCAGCGATGAAACATCTGTTAATACATTAGCTGGACGTTCGGCGAAAGCTGTGAATAACTTTGCCAAAATGATCAGCAAGTGCAAAGAACAAGCAGCAACGGTTCCAGTTTCCGAACTTTTACAAGAACTGTTAAATGAGTCTGGTTATATTCAAGACTTACAAAATCAAGGCACAGATGAAGCCGAAGATAGAATCCAAAACGTCCAGGAACTTTACAACGCCGTACTCCAATTTCAAGAAGAAAGCGAAGATGTTTCCCTAACAGCTTTTCTGCAAAGTAGCGCCCTCAGTTCTGATTTGGATAATTTAAAGGACGGGCAAAAAGCAGTATCTTTAATGACTTTGCACTCTTCTAAAGGACTGGAATTTCCCGTAGTGTTTTTAGTGGGTTTGGAACAGGGTTTATTTCCTAATTACCGTTCTATAAACAACCCAGAATCCTTAGAAGAGGAACGCCGTCTGTGTTATGTGGGAATTACTCGCGCCCAAGAACGGTTATATATATCACACGCTCGTGAACGGCGCTTGTATGGTTCTCGTGAACCGGCGATGCGATCGCAATTTCTCGATGAATTACCGGAAGAACTATTAAATACTCGCAATAAAGGTCGTCATACGCAGACCAAAACTGCTGCTAAAGCTGGTGGTAAGCCCTATACACCCCACAATTGGCAAGTAGGCGATCGCGTCTTACATAAATCCTTTGGTATTGGTGAAATTACGCACGTTTTTGGTGAAAGTAATAAGGTGTCTGTGGCGATTAAATTCGCCAGTTTGGGACAAAAAATTGTTGACCCCAGGTTAGCGCAGTTGCAAAAAGTGGAGTAA
- a CDS encoding retron system putative HNH endonuclease: MKYIQKSEETQSLTAWKQIANDDWQPSWENFSNPEKLDVHQSLLQEKGFICCYCGRQINSDNSHIEHLKPRTNYPELALDYKNMLASCQKDTIRKEPLHCGKKKDKWYDDNLMVSPLDVNCADYFRYTEDGQILAQQSPDKKDAADTTINKLGLNIDKLKSLRSDAIDGILEGFEELTNDEKQKLFLSFSQFNTNGQYEEFCAAIAYIIKQYI, from the coding sequence TTGAAATATATTCAAAAAAGTGAAGAAACGCAAAGCTTGACCGCTTGGAAACAAATAGCAAATGACGATTGGCAACCAAGTTGGGAAAATTTCAGTAACCCTGAAAAACTTGATGTACATCAATCTTTGTTACAAGAAAAAGGGTTTATTTGTTGTTACTGTGGAAGACAGATTAATAGTGATAATAGCCATATTGAACATTTAAAACCAAGAACAAATTATCCTGAGTTAGCGCTAGACTACAAAAATATGTTGGCTTCATGTCAAAAAGATACTATACGTAAAGAACCTTTGCATTGCGGTAAAAAAAAAGATAAATGGTACGATGATAATTTAATGGTTTCGCCTTTAGATGTTAATTGCGCTGATTACTTTAGATATACAGAAGATGGGCAGATTTTAGCACAACAAAGTCCAGACAAAAAAGATGCTGCCGATACAACAATTAATAAGCTAGGACTCAATATTGACAAATTGAAAAGTTTGCGTAGTGATGCCATAGACGGCATATTGGAAGGCTTTGAAGAACTCACAAATGATGAGAAACAAAAACTATTTCTCAGTTTTTCTCAATTCAATACCAACGGTCAATACGAAGAGTTTTGTGCTGCGATCGCCTATATAATTAAGCAATATATTTAA
- a CDS encoding AAA family ATPase, with product MKVKRLKMQSFRGIGDLTLDFNQNEPTVLIGINGVGKSSIIDCLTILLSRFTSSIQHSTPSGRFFTEEDITNGEKETHNEINTSFDSEEITWSLTKIKKGRNKDTSSNLSAMTKVAESIKRKLHTSLGFNIPIVVYYSTNRAVLDIPFKIRTKHSFEQIDAYENALTGNVKTGLGTEFRIFFEWFRKQEDLENELRLENNTAYRDKQLVAVRQAITSLIPSFSNLRVRRSPLRMTLQKQGEELIVNQLSDGEKCLLAMVGDLARRLAIANPGLPDPLQGSGIILIDEIELHLHPKWQRGIIPDLTRTFPNCQFIVTTHSPQVISDVKPEGIYLLEKTDKGVIAKRPESSFGRDSNRILEDLMGVPARPQKIKDRLHELFRLIEAGNLDDARQLSQDIAEIIGEDEGELVKARVSIRRKEILKR from the coding sequence ATGAAAGTCAAGCGTCTAAAAATGCAATCCTTCCGTGGAATCGGCGATTTGACGTTGGATTTTAATCAAAATGAACCAACTGTTTTAATTGGTATTAACGGCGTAGGTAAATCGAGTATTATTGACTGTCTGACTATTCTTTTGTCACGTTTTACTAGCTCTATTCAACATTCTACGCCTTCGGGAAGATTTTTTACAGAAGAAGATATTACTAATGGAGAGAAGGAAACACATAACGAGATTAATACTTCATTTGATTCTGAAGAAATAACATGGTCTTTGACAAAAATCAAAAAAGGACGTAATAAAGATACCAGCAGTAACCTATCAGCCATGACAAAAGTTGCTGAAAGTATTAAAAGGAAATTACATACATCTCTTGGATTTAATATCCCTATCGTAGTTTATTACTCGACGAATCGGGCAGTTTTGGATATTCCATTTAAGATTCGGACAAAGCATTCATTTGAACAAATAGATGCCTATGAAAATGCACTTACAGGAAATGTAAAGACAGGATTAGGAACTGAGTTTAGAATTTTCTTTGAATGGTTTAGAAAGCAAGAAGATTTAGAGAATGAATTGCGTCTAGAAAATAATACTGCTTATAGGGATAAGCAATTAGTAGCAGTGAGACAAGCCATAACTTCACTAATTCCAAGTTTTTCTAATTTACGGGTACGGCGTTCTCCCTTAAGAATGACTTTACAAAAACAAGGTGAAGAACTCATAGTTAATCAGCTATCTGATGGAGAGAAGTGCTTGTTGGCAATGGTGGGAGATTTAGCTAGACGTTTGGCAATTGCTAATCCCGGTTTACCAGATCCACTGCAAGGTAGTGGTATTATTTTAATTGATGAAATTGAACTGCACTTACACCCGAAATGGCAAAGAGGAATTATTCCAGATTTGACAAGAACATTTCCTAATTGTCAATTTATTGTAACTACTCATTCTCCTCAAGTAATTAGTGATGTCAAACCAGAAGGAATTTATCTTTTAGAAAAAACAGATAAAGGTGTTATCGCTAAACGTCCAGAAAGTTCCTTTGGGAGAGATAGCAATCGTATTTTAGAAGACCTCATGGGTGTTCCGGCACGACCGCAAAAAATTAAGGATCGTTTACATGAGTTGTTTAGACTAATCGAAGCAGGAAATCTTGACGATGCTAGGCAACTATCTCAAGATATTGCCGAAATCATCGGAGAAGATGAAGGAGAATTGGTAAAGGCACGTGTATCTATTAGGCGCAAGGAGATTTTGAAGCGTTGA